A genomic segment from Rhizoctonia solani chromosome 11, complete sequence encodes:
- a CDS encoding F-box-like protein — protein MAHSIDQPLLLDIHQWKETGDLLEKAMSRYIELSISLKDSLWPKKATPKELTTQIGYALEQIQDSFFPKIFRIRSTLAQIRNSITCPTCALPREVLSEIFANVVFDFSYYSPVSESLKTKVFRIYRAIYNLIGVCTEWRDVVLNNGSFWSIIPIFGSPSYDLLGENPNPVPTHMLERSKGNLYLVATQLCNPISEPVLSELVPRFRAVNISTTSLSTVRNILSAFLVTNLSAHLGLSEISIYKDQRDSYYESLPQENNNVFSPGSTEHNSFTHLISSLSAIRIRGTQLCWHTFNYSHRLTELHLQEVLFGYDEAVANFLGTLSSASQLRVLKFISVRSFYDGPLGDKMPKIQLPSLQILLADDLYFNTLDTFLSSITSRSHRLRLLLSGRSLYLRFCRGTREREEISWETLCELMRNVLVKDLLITGDGIDPWPSSSPKSLGELIKSVVPGLETLWMNSWNFDAAYCNVLTHSSLSQGSLVASIANLYITRAKVFSSEAIVDMVTSHLKSIRQLELGLAVQGDGEERWTPVEGDHPLAKAFKDIIPDCRITNYQAYPVEFEDAPWELW, from the exons ATGGCTCATAGTATCGACCAACCGCTT TTGCTAGATATACACCAGTGGAAAGAGACTGGCGACTTGCTTGAAAAAGCAATGAGCAGGTATATAGAGCTGAGCATCTCACTCAAAGACAGCCTTTGGCCAAAGAAAGCAACCCCCAAGGAGTTAACCACACAGATCGGCTATGCACTCGAGCAGATACAAGATAGTTTCTTTCCAAAGATCTTTCGTATTCGCAGCACCCTGGCCCAAATTAGAAATAGCATTACCTGCCCCACATGTGCTTTGCCCCGCGAAGTCCTATCTGAAATTTTCGCAAACGTTGTCTTTGACTTTTCATATTATTCTCCTGTGTCCGAATCCTTGAAGACAAAGGTGTTTAGAATCTACCGCGCGATCTACAACCTGATCGGAGTCTGTACCGAGTGGAGGGACGTTGTATTAAATAATGGCTCATTCTGGTCAATCATTCCTATCTTTGGCTCTCCGTCTTACGACCTTCTGGGCGAGAATCCGAACCCTGTTCCAACACACATGCTTGAAAGATCCAAGGGGAACTtgtatcttgtggctactcAGCTTTGCAATCCAATATCTGAGCCTGTCTTATCCGAGCTAGTTCCGAGATTTCGTGCTGTGAATATTTCCACAACAAGTCTATCTACAGTCCGGAACATTCTGAGTGCATTCTTAGTCACCAATTTGTCTGCACATCTGGGACTATCTGAGATATCGATATACAAGGACCAGCGCGATTCGTATTACGAATCCCTCCCACAAGAAAATAACAACGTCTTCTCACCAGGCTCGACAGAGCACAACTCATTCACACATCTTATTTCTTCTCTCTCTGCAATACGAATTCGCGGAACCCAGTTGTGCTGGCACACATTTAACTACTCGCACCGGCTGACCGAACTCCACCTTCAAGAAGTCCTGTTCGGCTACGACGAGGCGGTGGCAAACTTTCTTGGTACACTCTCTTCAGCGAGTCAGCTACGAGTCCTGAAGTTCATTTCCGTCAGAAGTTTTTACGATGGTCCACTTGGCGATAAAATGCCAAAAATCCAGCTTCCGAGTCTACAAATCCTTCTCGCTGACGATTTATACTTCAACACTCTCGATACCTTCTTATCTTCTATTACTTCTCGCTCTCATCGCTTGAGACTACTCCTGAGTGGAAGAAGCCTGTACCTTCGATTTTGTCGGGGCACTCGTGAGCGCGAAGAAATTAGCTGGGAGACTCTTTGCGAATTAATGAGAAACGTGCTCGTTAAGGACCTTTTGATCACCGGAGATGGCATTGACCCTTGGCCGTCTTCGTCCCCCAAGTCGCTGGGAGAATTGATCAAGTCGGTGGTTCCAGGTTTAGAGACACTATGGATGAACTCGTGGAATTTTGATGCTGCTTATTGCAATGTTCTGACGCATAGCTCACTCTCCCAAGGCTCACTGGTCGCCAGCATTGCTAATCTTTACATAACGCGCGCCAAGGTTTTTAGTTCGGAAGCCATTGTAGATATGGTGACCAGTCACCTGAAGTCAATTCGACAActagaacttggactggctGTGCAGGGTGATGGAGAGGAGCGATGGACCCCAGTTGAAGGAGATCATCCTCTCGCGAAGGCTTTTAAAGACATCATACCTGATTGTCGCATTACAAATTATCAAGCTTATCCAGTAGAGTTTGAAGACGCCCCCTGGGAATTATGGTAA